The Geminocystis sp. NIES-3708 genomic sequence TTGACTACCCATGATTTCGATTTATTGGGGTGTCTTCTTTCACTCCATCTTTTCAACTGTTTATATATCAGGTGGTCACATTTAGAGTAAGTCTCTTTACTGCACACAGAGCTATAGTAATTTGCCCAACCTCTTATTACTGGGTTAAGTTCCATTATCAGGGCTATTTGTGGACTTGATTTATGACTTCTGATTATATTTCCAGTCTTATTAATGTGAGTTTTTATTTTTTCCTTTGATGGTTTTATTATGGTCTTAAATCCAAGAGGTACACCTTGACTGTTAATTCTAGTGTGTGTTTTACCTACTTCATATTGTCGGATGTTGAATCCTAAGAAGTCAAACCCTATTTTTTCTTCGTACTCATAAAGAGTGTGAGATATTTGGGTTTTGCTTGGTTTAAGTTCAAGTCCTATTTCTTCTAACCAGTTCTCGATGATACTTTTACATTGGAAAATAACCTCTATATCTCTATGAAGAATGACGAAATCATCTGCATATCGAATAAGAGATAGGCTAGATTCATTTGCTTTCTTGTCACCTTTTAATGTTCTGGCAAACTTTTTAATTTCTAGTTCCATACCGTGAAGGGCAATATTTGCAAGTAGTGGAGATATGACTCCTCCCTGCGGAGTGCCTTCCTTAGTAGGAAACCATTGTTTGCTGTCCATTACTCCACTTTTTAACCATGATTTTATCTCACGTTTTAATTGTGGGTAGGTTTCCAGTTTAGCGAGTAATTTTTCATGATTGATTTTGTCAAAGCATTTAGCAATATCAGCGTCTAATACATATTTCGGTTGTAGCCTTATTGAATTAAATATAGCTCTTATTGCGTCATGACATGACCTTGCTGGTCGAAAACCATAGCTATTCGGCTCGAATTTGGCTTCCCATTGTGGTTCTAATGCTAGTTTTACTTGGCATTGTTTTACTCTATCTTCCATACACGGTATTCCAAGTGGTCTTTTTTCTCCATTCGCTTTTGGTATCCATACCCTACGAGTAGGTTTTGATTTACCTTTTAACTTTAGGTTTTTGACCATTTCAACACGTTGTTTCTGAGTGAGTGATTTAATACCATCAACACCTGCTGTTTTCTTGCCTTGATTATCTTGTGCTACCTTTGTGGTTGCCAAGAGTTTACCATAGTAGGATTTGATTAGTAATCTTTGCAGACTATGAACCAATTTAACATCGCCTCTTTGACTCGCTCTGTAAATTCTTTTTTGTAGCCGAAATACTTGTTTCTCTACAACTTTCCAGTTGATAGATGACCACTTATTAATTTTATCAATCGGTTGTACCGTTGTCATAATTTTAATACAAAAGTTGACTTTACATTGTTTATCACAGTGACTACGTCAGCAAATCCTTTACATTACATAAAGGCATTGGCTTCTTAGTCAATCCTTCCCCTCATAACCTTACGCTGGTTACTACTCCTAGTTTTCACCTTTCTAAGAGAAGTTACGAGAGGTTACTTCGTTCCCTATATCCTTTTTCTTTCTGACTTTAGACCTCCTCTTTCCACCAGACTCTGTGTATTTGACCCCAGTTTAGATTTGATATTCTACTGGTACAATAGAGCAGTACCATTTTGGTCTAGCCTATCAGCCTTATTTGGCTAGTTTACAATTACGATGGTTCAGACAAGGATTCCTTTCGTAGTCATGGTCAGTGTGCTAGACGGGATTCCGATTTAGGCTATCAGTTACCGCCGTTTAGCCCAGCTTCAGCGTATGAGATACCACCTCAGGTCACTGTGAGCTATGCTGTCACACGGTCAAATCGTGGATAGGATTTTCACCTACAAGGATATAAAGTTATCAAGGTACATTAGATGTAAACCTTGTCTAGCTTACGTTTTGGCTATTTTGCCTAGACTTTGGCTAGAACGAATCGCACATCAAAGATTATAATGACTATTAATCGATTTTATTCGACTATGACAAAGCCAAGAAAATTAAGGTTATAAGTCTGAATTCTTTGTATTGCTTCGGTTAATAAACTATGAGATGTTTCTTTTAATTTGACCACAAAAACAATGCCTTGGGTTTTTTCTGCTAATAAACTGAGATCATAAGATTGAAGAAAGAAAGAGCTGTTATATAAAATTAACGTATAATCTTCACTGATAGAATGAATTAAAGATTGGGTTTCTTCTCCTCCAATACTAAAAGGTAAATCAGCATCGTTAGTGCCGACGGTAAGGATTGAAACATTTTGTTCACAGCCTATTTCCGTGATAATAGAATCTTGAATAATCGGAAACTGCAATAAATCAGTTAAGCCTTTGCGAATAGGTTGGTCAAAATATTCTTGAATCTCTGGCTGTATAATATTAGTGTCTATTAGCAATACTTTCTCGTCAAGTTTAGCCGCCGTTTTTGCTAAATTAGCTGCAATATATGCTTGTCCATCATCAGGATTTAGAGAAGAAATCAGTAGATAATTTTTATTATTATGGGGTAATTGAAAATATATATTCGTATAAATTTCTGATAAAGAAACTTGAGATGGAGGTATAGTTTTATGAACACGAGAAGATTCTTCAAAAAAGTTTCCTTCTTCTAAATTTGACTTCTTTTTCCCTTCAGGATCTAATAATATTTTTCCTAAAATGGGTAATCCAAAATAGTATTTTAAATCACTTTCTTCATAGAAAATATCTCGTTTTTTTTCAATAGCAATGGCAGCAATAATGCCTAATATTAAACCTGTACCAATACCGAAACTAATTTTTTTTGTGGGATCTGATTTAGCTCCTTTTATATTACCATATTCATCAATAGGAATCTGTGGCTTTGACAGTAATTGCCAAGGAATTTGTTTTTGAGCGATTTCTACTGCTAAAGTTTCTCGTTGTGCGGTGAGTTGATTAAGGATAGCGGTATCAAGACTAATTTGTCGTTCTAATTCATTATATTTTTTAATTACGTCTGGTATTATCTCTAAATTATTCCCAGTTTGAATTTGGTTTTGACTTAAGGATTGATAACGAGAAGAAAGAGTATCAATTTGATTTTGAGTTTCAATTAATTTTTGAATTAAATTAAGGCGATTATTATCTTGAAAAGCAAATACTCTGGGGTTAATATTAGGATTAATATTATTTTGGTTTAAAATTTTTGTGGTTTCTTGATTAACTAAATTACTAATATTATCTCGTTGTTCTTTCAGGTTTAATAAAGTAGGATGATTTGATGTTAATTTTGCAGATTCTAAAGCAATTTGAGATTCTATTTGTTGTAATTGAATTAATAATTGTTGTCTTTTTGGTTCTTGACTTAATGTTGAAGCAATAAGAGATTCTTCTACCGATAATCCCAGATCTTTTTGTAAATTATTTGATAAGACATTTAACTCTTTTAATTGAGATTCTAATGTTAACAATTCTTGGTTAGATGCTGTATTTATTTGAAATAAACTATCTCCTTTAACGGCAGGATTAACCAATTGATTTTCTAATTGTAACTTTTGTTGTTGATTTTGTAAGTTATTAATCCTATTCTTTATTTTTGGTAATTGTTCATTAATAAATTTTACTCCTGAATCCAGACTTTTTTCTCGTTCTGTTTTACTATATTCTAAATATTTATCAGCAATTGTATTTAATACTAATAGTACAAAATCAGGATCTAAACTTTTATATCTAACAGTAATAATTTTTGTGGTATCAAGTCTATTTTTTTGACCTTCTTTTGCCTGTTCCACTATCAAACTATCATTAAAACTATCTAATAGAAAATCTTTAGGAATATTAGAATATCTATTACTAATATTTGTGGCAATGTCATTTAATATTTCTCTACTTTTTAAAATCCTTAAAATAGTGGGATAATCTATACTTAAAAGACGCTCATCAACATTACCTCCAGTTCGTGCTAAAGTACTAGCATCTGTTATTTTGTCTGCGGAAGTTGCTGGTTCAACTAACATTTCAAAATTACCAGAATAAGTTATAGGATCTCGACTAGAAATGGCAAAAGCAGGAAAAAAACCAATCATAATAAATCCTACAATAATTAACCATTTACGTTTTAAAATATTTAGATAAAATCTTAATTTATTTCTCTGATTTATTGCTGAAGTTTGGTTAACATTTTCAAGTTCTTCACCAGAGAATTTATCAATTTCATATATCACGATCTTTACTTAAATTTTAATTAAAAATTGTTTTTTATGTAGCCTATCAGAACTGATTAATAGCTTGATTATTAGAAATGATAACACAACAAAAAAAATCTGTAAGTAAAACAAGAATAATTATAAGTGACAGTTATTACCAAATCCTAGGTTTAAAAAGGGGATTAAACCCATATTTTTGTCGTAATAGTTGCCATATTGCTGTTAAAGAAATTTTAGCCTCACTGACAGAATCACCGTGATAACGACATAATAAACCGTGTTGTAAGGTTGTTACTCCTAAAATTAGATCATTAAATTGACTATTAATTAATTCTCGAATCTCATCAATAAAATTAAAATTGTTAGAAGTATTTGTTGAAATCAAAATTAAACTGCCTACTACTGGTTTGTTTGCTAAACCATTTATTGCTGAAAAAAGTTGACTTTCTCCCCAAAATGATTGTCTATCTATCCATAAGGGTTTATTCTTATGGTAAATTTCTGTATAGTTAAGCCATTCACCTTCCGTAAAAGTTTCTCCCCGTGCACTTCTACCAAAACGAATTATTTCCCATCCTAACCATATAGCATTATCTTCTAATCTTACTTTTAATTTTTGTTGATATTGACATTGGTTAAAAACAATTGTTTCTTGGGGTAAATATTCTAAATATGTATCATTTTCTAGGTTAATAATAATTTCTTGAAAAGCTTTTTTTTCTGAAGTCCGATAAATTTTAGTAGCCGCAGGAGTAGTAATAAATACTTGAGAATGGGGAAATAAATGAATATTTTGGCTTAAAACATCTCCTCCCACAATTCCTCCAGCCGTATGTAAAATAACACTATGACAGATTGAATTTCCTTCAGGATAAAAAGGACGTTGAATATTGAAAGGTGCTTGATGATATATTGATTTTATTTTTGTCTTATTTTCTTCATGTTTATAAATAAGATTAATTTTCCCTTGCCAACTTCCTGTTAACATTTTTTTCTTGATTTTATTAAATAATTTATGTGAGAAAAATTTTATCAAATTACTAAAATATAGAAAAATATTCTTCTCTATCTGAGTTGTGAGATTTTCAAAGATGTTATGTTAGCTTTTTGGTATAACTAAATTGCTATAGTATTTATTTAACTAACATATATTCATTCATCATCACATTAATATTTTTATATGAAAATTTATCAGGAAATAATTGAAATCAAAACCAGTGGTAAATGTCTTCATAACATTACCCCAAAGATAAAACAAGTTGTTATCGACTCAGAAATCACAACAGGTTTATGTACAGTTTTCCTTCTCCATACTAGTGCTAGTTTAATTATCCAAGAAAATGCCGATCCTGATGTCTTAGCTGATTTAACCAATTTTTTTAGTAAACTTGTTCCTGAAAATAATAATGATTATCTTCATAGTGCGGAAGGTGTTGATGATATGCCTAGTCATATTCGCTCAGTATTAACAAGTACTTCTGAAAATATTATTATTCGTCAAGGTAAATTATTATTGGGTACATGGCAAGGTTTATATTTATGGGAACATAGAATGCGATCGCATATTCGACAAGTAGCAATTCACATTCAGGGAAATAAAAACTAAAAATAAAAAAATTATCTATGATTAAGTTTAAACCTGTTAAAAATTAGGATAGATAAATTCATGATTTATTATGTTCTCTAAAATATGCTTGATTTAGCGAAATTAGCCTCAAAAATGCCGAATATGGGGCAAGAAATGCAAAAAGACGCCCTAGCTAGTGTCGAAAGATTACAACTAGCACAATCTTTACTGATTAAAACTCAGCAACAACAGGATACCCTTATTAAAACACAGGAAGAATGGAGCGATCGCTTAATTTTTACCCCTGCAACCCCTATCGAACCAATTACAACTTGTGTTGATATAGAATTAGCTGATTATAGTCATAGCGTATTTTCTGCCGATGGCTCACAAATTGCCCCCTCTCACCATGAAATCGCCTACTGTTATTTAATTAATATTGGGCGGATTATGTTGCATTATGGACAAAATTTACACCCTCTTCTCGATACTTTACCAGAAATTTATTATAAAAGTGAAGATTTATACGCTTCTCGAAAATGGGGTATTCGCACAGAAGAATGGATGAGTTATAAACGCACGGTTGCTGAAGCTGAAGTATTAGCTGAAATGGCTTGTACTTGGGTTAATCCTCCCGGTGCTCATCTTAATATACCAAATTTAGCAATGACTGATGGTTCTTTGATATTCTGGTTTTTAGAAACTATCGCCACCGAAGCTAGAGAACAGATCTTAACCCCTATTTTACAAGCATGGGAGCAATTACGATCTACTAAAATTCCCTTAGTGGGTTATATTAGTGCTTCTCGCAGTATGGAAGCTGTTAATTTTCTGCGTCTTCCTCAATGCACTTATGATAATCCTAATTGTGTAGTTTATTGTGGTGAAGAAATTAATAAAACTCCTTGTCAGAAAATTGAGCCTATACGAGATGCTACTTTATGGAGTAGTACATTAAAGCTTCGTCAAAGAAGTGCTATCTTTCGTAGTAATTCTCGGATTTTAGATTTATATGGAGAAAAACAACATATTTATTTTTGTTATCTTCATGTAGGTACAGAAGTTGCCCGTGTGGAATTTCCTCAATGGGTAGGAGAAGACTCAGTTTTACTTAATCAGGCTTTAAGTATCACACTCACCCAAGTTAATAAAGGTTTTGGTTATCCTGTTGCTTTAGCAGAAGCCCATAATTTAGCAGTAGTGAAAGGTAGCGATCGTAGTCGTTTTTTTGCACTACTTGAAGATCAAATGATTAGGGCAGGATTACGTAACGTTGGCACATCCTATAAAGAAGCGCGTAAACGAGGTAGTATTGCTTAACAATTCATAATTCATAATTAATAATTAATTAACTTTATGATTCGCTTAAAATCTTGGCAATGGTTTATTTTAGCTACTCCCATCATTCTATTAGTGAGTTTTTTTGTCATCGCCACAGGGATGCAAATTCATGCTTGGGGTATTAACTGGATATGGGCAATTTTTGTCGCTTTTTTTGTCGGTTGGCGGTGGTTATTAGTAAAATGGACAAAACCTCTTTTCTTTGATGTAGAAAATGTCATTTTAGAAGCACAACAGGATTTGAAAAATAGCCCTTTATCTTTTACTAATAATAATCCTGAAGCGATTACGAAGTTAGAAGAAGCCTTACAAAGTATTATCACTAAAACTAGAGAAGATAAACCAATCTGGGAAGATTTACAGTTATTTTTTCAACGTTGCCAAGAATTAGTAACTGCGATCGCCAAAATTTATCATCCTGAAGTGGAATACCCATTGTTAAATATTTATATCCCTCAAGCCTATGGATTAATTCGAGGTACAGTAGATGATATGGATAAATGGATGAAGCAACTTTCTCCAGCCTTGAATCAAGTTAGCATTGCCCAAGGTTATCAAGGTTATCAACTATATCGCAAACTTGAACCATCTGCCCGTAAATTATGGCAAGTTTGGAATTGGGCGCAATGGGTTATAAATCCTACAGTTGCAGCCGCAAAATTAGCCAGTCAAGGAAGTAATAAACAAGCTAATCAGGAATTATTAATCAATCTCAGTCAAGTTTTAAGAGAAGTGGCTTTGCGTAATCTTGCCCGTCAAACTGCTTTACTCTACGGCGGCGATAATTTACCCCTTGACAAATTTACCTCCGATACCCAAATTTTACCCACTGCGAAAACTCAGACTTTACAAGAAATTTTTAAGGAATCTCAAAACTCTGAAAAAATTGAGCAAAAACCCGTTAATATTTTATTAGTCGGTAGAACAGGGGCAGGAAAAAGCAGTTTAATTAATACTCTTTTTGATGCTCAAAAGGCTGAAGTTGACGTTTTACCCAGCACAACGGAGATAACCAGTTATCAATGGGAAGCGAAAACAGGAGAAACTTTAAATCTCCTCGATACCCCCGGATATGAGCAAATTAATCGCCCAGAATATCAAGAAAAAGTTTTAGATTATGCCCATCATGCTGATCTTATTTTACTTTTAAATCCTGCTCTTGATCCTGCTTTACAAATGGATAAGGATTTTTTGCTTAAGTTACCAACAAATTTACAAGAAATTCCCATTTTTACTATTATCACCCAAGTCGATCGCCTTCGTCCTCTTCGTGAATGGCAACCTCCTTATAATTGGTTAACAGGAAATTTACCCAAGGAAATCTCTATCCGAGAAGCCGTTAAATATCGTCAAGAAAATCTAGGAAAATTTTGCACTCAAGTTTTACCTATTGTTACCGCCGACTATCTCACTTCCCGACAATCATGGCATGATGAAATTTTAGCTATCAATATTTTAGAGGCGATCGCTCCTGCCAAACAAATAAGGTTAGCTCGTTTTTTCCGCAATATCGAAGTTAAAAGTATCGCCGCCGCCAAGATTATCGATAAATATTCTTTTCAAATGGCAACCAGTCAAGGATTAACAACT encodes the following:
- the ltrA gene encoding group II intron reverse transcriptase/maturase translates to MTTVQPIDKINKWSSINWKVVEKQVFRLQKRIYRASQRGDVKLVHSLQRLLIKSYYGKLLATTKVAQDNQGKKTAGVDGIKSLTQKQRVEMVKNLKLKGKSKPTRRVWIPKANGEKRPLGIPCMEDRVKQCQVKLALEPQWEAKFEPNSYGFRPARSCHDAIRAIFNSIRLQPKYVLDADIAKCFDKINHEKLLAKLETYPQLKREIKSWLKSGVMDSKQWFPTKEGTPQGGVISPLLANIALHGMELEIKKFARTLKGDKKANESSLSLIRYADDFVILHRDIEVIFQCKSIIENWLEEIGLELKPSKTQISHTLYEYEEKIGFDFLGFNIRQYEVGKTHTRINSQGVPLGFKTIIKPSKEKIKTHINKTGNIIRSHKSSPQIALIMELNPVIRGWANYYSSVCSKETYSKCDHLIYKQLKRWSERRHPNKSKSWVVKKYWRTYGEDNWTFSTRDEDGIRLLNHSKTEIKRHTKVKGEKSPYDGDWIYWTARIGKHPEVSTRMAILLKKQKGKCNHCKLNFKAGDLLEIDHIIPKSKGGKDKYDNLQALHRHCHDDKTTRDGSLNCTHDKGFIPEERNEVKVSRSVLKTRVDGDIYA
- a CDS encoding polysaccharide biosynthesis tyrosine autokinase, which translates into the protein MIYEIDKFSGEELENVNQTSAINQRNKLRFYLNILKRKWLIIVGFIMIGFFPAFAISSRDPITYSGNFEMLVEPATSADKITDASTLARTGGNVDERLLSIDYPTILRILKSREILNDIATNISNRYSNIPKDFLLDSFNDSLIVEQAKEGQKNRLDTTKIITVRYKSLDPDFVLLVLNTIADKYLEYSKTEREKSLDSGVKFINEQLPKIKNRINNLQNQQQKLQLENQLVNPAVKGDSLFQINTASNQELLTLESQLKELNVLSNNLQKDLGLSVEESLIASTLSQEPKRQQLLIQLQQIESQIALESAKLTSNHPTLLNLKEQRDNISNLVNQETTKILNQNNINPNINPRVFAFQDNNRLNLIQKLIETQNQIDTLSSRYQSLSQNQIQTGNNLEIIPDVIKKYNELERQISLDTAILNQLTAQRETLAVEIAQKQIPWQLLSKPQIPIDEYGNIKGAKSDPTKKISFGIGTGLILGIIAAIAIEKKRDIFYEESDLKYYFGLPILGKILLDPEGKKKSNLEEGNFFEESSRVHKTIPPSQVSLSEIYTNIYFQLPHNNKNYLLISSLNPDDGQAYIAANLAKTAAKLDEKVLLIDTNIIQPEIQEYFDQPIRKGLTDLLQFPIIQDSIITEIGCEQNVSILTVGTNDADLPFSIGGEETQSLIHSISEDYTLILYNSSFFLQSYDLSLLAEKTQGIVFVVKLKETSHSLLTEAIQRIQTYNLNFLGFVIVE
- a CDS encoding urease accessory protein UreD, whose protein sequence is MLTGSWQGKINLIYKHEENKTKIKSIYHQAPFNIQRPFYPEGNSICHSVILHTAGGIVGGDVLSQNIHLFPHSQVFITTPAATKIYRTSEKKAFQEIIINLENDTYLEYLPQETIVFNQCQYQQKLKVRLEDNAIWLGWEIIRFGRSARGETFTEGEWLNYTEIYHKNKPLWIDRQSFWGESQLFSAINGLANKPVVGSLILISTNTSNNFNFIDEIRELINSQFNDLILGVTTLQHGLLCRYHGDSVSEAKISLTAIWQLLRQKYGFNPLFKPRIW
- a CDS encoding secondary thiamine-phosphate synthase enzyme YjbQ, coding for MKIYQEIIEIKTSGKCLHNITPKIKQVVIDSEITTGLCTVFLLHTSASLIIQENADPDVLADLTNFFSKLVPENNNDYLHSAEGVDDMPSHIRSVLTSTSENIIIRQGKLLLGTWQGLYLWEHRMRSHIRQVAIHIQGNKN
- a CDS encoding DNA double-strand break repair nuclease NurA; the encoded protein is MLDLAKLASKMPNMGQEMQKDALASVERLQLAQSLLIKTQQQQDTLIKTQEEWSDRLIFTPATPIEPITTCVDIELADYSHSVFSADGSQIAPSHHEIAYCYLINIGRIMLHYGQNLHPLLDTLPEIYYKSEDLYASRKWGIRTEEWMSYKRTVAEAEVLAEMACTWVNPPGAHLNIPNLAMTDGSLIFWFLETIATEAREQILTPILQAWEQLRSTKIPLVGYISASRSMEAVNFLRLPQCTYDNPNCVVYCGEEINKTPCQKIEPIRDATLWSSTLKLRQRSAIFRSNSRILDLYGEKQHIYFCYLHVGTEVARVEFPQWVGEDSVLLNQALSITLTQVNKGFGYPVALAEAHNLAVVKGSDRSRFFALLEDQMIRAGLRNVGTSYKEARKRGSIA
- a CDS encoding GTPase family protein — its product is MIRLKSWQWFILATPIILLVSFFVIATGMQIHAWGINWIWAIFVAFFVGWRWLLVKWTKPLFFDVENVILEAQQDLKNSPLSFTNNNPEAITKLEEALQSIITKTREDKPIWEDLQLFFQRCQELVTAIAKIYHPEVEYPLLNIYIPQAYGLIRGTVDDMDKWMKQLSPALNQVSIAQGYQGYQLYRKLEPSARKLWQVWNWAQWVINPTVAAAKLASQGSNKQANQELLINLSQVLREVALRNLARQTALLYGGDNLPLDKFTSDTQILPTAKTQTLQEIFKESQNSEKIEQKPVNILLVGRTGAGKSSLINTLFDAQKAEVDVLPSTTEITSYQWEAKTGETLNLLDTPGYEQINRPEYQEKVLDYAHHADLILLLNPALDPALQMDKDFLLKLPTNLQEIPIFTIITQVDRLRPLREWQPPYNWLTGNLPKEISIREAVKYRQENLGKFCTQVLPIVTADYLTSRQSWHDEILAINILEAIAPAKQIRLARFFRNIEVKSIAAAKIIDKYSFQMATSQGLTTLLKSPVLQFISTLTTGSPRLAYLLAEKIPIEQLPVVIGKLQLAYDLFSLLSTNQEDKMQFDLLSLWTLLIEINGNPEQDAYAFGHALVEYWTKNLTFNQLEERYKFYLKNC